A window of Ranitomeya variabilis isolate aRanVar5 chromosome 2, aRanVar5.hap1, whole genome shotgun sequence contains these coding sequences:
- the EIF4E2 gene encoding eukaryotic translation initiation factor 4E type 2 isoform X2, giving the protein MSGLKDDDSGDHDQNEENGTQKDSEKEKNDKDKNQGPCKKKTVVPGPAEHPLQYNYTFWYSRRTPGRPTSSQSYEQNIKQIGTFASVEQFWRFYSHMVRPGDLTGHSDFHLFKEGIKPMWEDDANKNGGKWIIRLRKGLASRCWENLILAMLGEQFMVGEEICGAVVSVRFQEDIISIWNKTASDQATTARIRDTLRRVLNLPPNTVMEYKTHTDSIKDKTSFRNTKIAL; this is encoded by the exons atgtcagg TCTGAAGGATGACGACAGCGGGGATCATGATCAGAATGAAGAGAACGGCACACAGAAAGACAGTGAGAAGGAAAAAAACGATAAGGACAAGAACCAGGGACCCTGCAAGAAGAAG ACCGTTGTGCCCGGTCCGGCGGAGCACCCGTTACAGTACAACTATACCTTCTGGTATTCCCGCAGAACTCCAGGAAGACCGACGAGCTCTCAGAGTTACGAACAGAACATCAAGCAGATCGGCACCTTTGCCTCT GTGGAACAGTTCTGGAGATTCTACAGCCACATGGTACGTCCCGGGGACCTGACCGGACACAGTGATTTTCATCTTTTTAAGGAAGGGATCAAACCAATGTGGGAG GATGATGCCAACAAGAACGGAGGAAAGTGGATAATCCGCCTTCGCAAAGGACTCGCTTCTCGCTGCTGGGAGAATCTTATTCTTGCCATGTTAGGGGAGCAGTTCATGGTTGGAGAGGAGATCTGTGGGGCAGTTGTCTCTGTTCGTTTCCAG GAGGACATAATTTCTATCTGGAATAAAACTGCAAGTGACCAAGCAACCACAGCTCGAATTCGGGATACTTTACGACGAGTCCTGAATCTGCCTCCGAATACAGTCATGGAATATAAGACACACACAGACAGCATCAA
- the EIF4E2 gene encoding eukaryotic translation initiation factor 4E type 2 isoform X1 encodes MNNKFDALKDDDSGDHDQNEENGTQKDSEKEKNDKDKNQGPCKKKTVVPGPAEHPLQYNYTFWYSRRTPGRPTSSQSYEQNIKQIGTFASVEQFWRFYSHMVRPGDLTGHSDFHLFKEGIKPMWEDDANKNGGKWIIRLRKGLASRCWENLILAMLGEQFMVGEEICGAVVSVRFQEDIISIWNKTASDQATTARIRDTLRRVLNLPPNTVMEYKTHTDSIKDKTSFRNTKIAL; translated from the exons TCTGAAGGATGACGACAGCGGGGATCATGATCAGAATGAAGAGAACGGCACACAGAAAGACAGTGAGAAGGAAAAAAACGATAAGGACAAGAACCAGGGACCCTGCAAGAAGAAG ACCGTTGTGCCCGGTCCGGCGGAGCACCCGTTACAGTACAACTATACCTTCTGGTATTCCCGCAGAACTCCAGGAAGACCGACGAGCTCTCAGAGTTACGAACAGAACATCAAGCAGATCGGCACCTTTGCCTCT GTGGAACAGTTCTGGAGATTCTACAGCCACATGGTACGTCCCGGGGACCTGACCGGACACAGTGATTTTCATCTTTTTAAGGAAGGGATCAAACCAATGTGGGAG GATGATGCCAACAAGAACGGAGGAAAGTGGATAATCCGCCTTCGCAAAGGACTCGCTTCTCGCTGCTGGGAGAATCTTATTCTTGCCATGTTAGGGGAGCAGTTCATGGTTGGAGAGGAGATCTGTGGGGCAGTTGTCTCTGTTCGTTTCCAG GAGGACATAATTTCTATCTGGAATAAAACTGCAAGTGACCAAGCAACCACAGCTCGAATTCGGGATACTTTACGACGAGTCCTGAATCTGCCTCCGAATACAGTCATGGAATATAAGACACACACAGACAGCATCAA